A stretch of the Hippocampus zosterae strain Florida chromosome 18, ASM2543408v3, whole genome shotgun sequence genome encodes the following:
- the LOC127591239 gene encoding LOW QUALITY PROTEIN: annexin A1-like (The sequence of the model RefSeq protein was modified relative to this genomic sequence to represent the inferred CDS: inserted 1 base in 1 codon), with amino-acid sequence MGGVTSKLPYPFELAKDREKTVRNSAEKMSFFRKFYKNIVHDRNPDNDTIKVKGKLTPVFYGTVAPYPNFDASKDAAILQSAIQSKGVDEDVIISILVKRNNEQRQKIKVVYEAIAGERLDRALKSALRSDLEDIALALLMPPAHFDASLIRDATKRLGTDEDVLVEVLATRTNEELRQLKRVYKEVYGDDLEDVIKDETRGDFTTALLAMLKANKEENTEVDMXQKDAETLFEAGENKKGIDIAPFLDILTTRSGPQLSKTFQRYACLSDMTLPKALNVELKGDLEDCFLDIVKCAWSTPAFFAEKLHRAMERHGTCEDTLIRVLVSRSEVDLKKILEEYRAMYDTTLQEDILKDTKHHFEKILLGLCGPH; translated from the exons atgGGTGGAGTCACTTCAAAACTTCCTTACCCCTTCGAACTCGCAAAGGACAGGGAGAAGACCGTCCGTAACAGCGCAG AAAAGATGTCTTTCTTCAGAAAATTCTACAAAAATATCGTCCATGACAGAAACCCCGATAATGACACCATTAAA GTGAAAGGAAAGTTGACGCCGGTGTTTTACGGAACAGTGGCCCCGTACCCGAACTTCGATGCAAGCAAAGATGCCGCAATTCTCCAGAGTGCCATTCAAAGTAAAG GAGTGGATGAGGACGTGATCATATCCATCTTGGTCAAAAGAAACAATGAGCAGAGACAGAAGATCAAAGTTGTTTATGAGGCGATCGCTGGCGAG CGATTGGATCGTGCTCTAAAATCTGCGCTCAGGTCAGATTTAGAGGACATCGCTCTGGCCTTATTGATGCCGCCAGCCCATTTTGATGCCTCCCTGATCAGAGATGCAACAAAG AGACTGGGCACAGATGAAGATGTCCTCGTGGAGGTTCTGGCAACCAGGACAAATGAAGAGCTCAGACAGTTGAAGAGGGTCTATAAAGAAG TGTACGGGGACGACCTGGAGGATGTGATTAAGGATGAAACCCGCGGCGATTTCACCACCGCCCTTCTGGCGATGTTGAAGGCAAACAAAGAAGAGAACACAGAAGTTGACA ACCAAAAGGACGCAGAG ACGCTGTTCGAAGCCggagagaataaaaaaggaaTCGACATTGCGCCCTTCTTGGACATCCTGACAACGCGCAGTGGACCTCAACTCTCTAAAA CGTTCCAGAGGTACGCCTGTCTCAGCGACATGACGCTGCCTAAAGCTCTGAACGTGGAGCTGAAAGGAGACCTCGAAGACTGTTTCCTTGACATCG TGAAATGTGCATGGAGCACACCGGCATTCTTTGCTGAGAAGCTCCATCGAGCTATGGAG CGCCACGGCACGTGTGAAGATACACTGATCAGGGTGCTGGTGAGTCGCTCTGAGGTGGACCTGAAGAAGATTTTGGAAGAATACAGGGCCATGTATGACACAACGCTGCAGGAGGACATCCTG AAAGACACAAAGCATCATTTTGAGAAGATCCTTCTTGGACTGTGTGGACCCCACTGA
- the tmc2a gene encoding transmembrane channel-like protein 2-A translates to MPRKRDLSTDEVEIDLEDDASDSDDGATRRQANRRKATGRTPAKARARGKKTAVEEDEEDEEEAEAPRTRRGANAKKPTKKRGGDDDEDDESDDEGPKKKKKRGGAAGKKKGGKTLDNEEQKGKKGGGKKGAKDEEDSKAKKGDAKGKDKKKKKKEESSSDSSSSSDEDEESLSEGEMALLMEEVEEKKKLISTIRNKPWRMKRRLTHLKEAQDFVDKFEGALGKGKGRKWYAYKVMMTKKWIKFQRDFDNFKTACIPWERKIKEVESHFGSSVASYFIFLRWMYGMNLVMFGFTFGLVVIPEVLMGLPYGSIPRKTVPRAEQATAQDYSVLMDFNGYCKYSVLFYGYYNNQRTIGLLKFRLPLAYLMVGIGTFGYSLMVVIRTMAKNADLGGGDGEDGEFTFAWKMFTSWDYLIGNAETADNKYASITTSFKESIVDEQENQKDENIHLRRFLRVLANVLITCSLGGSGYLIYFVVKRSQEFANRDDLSWYEKNELEIIMSLLGLLCPPLFETIAELEDYHPRIALKWQLGRIFALLLGNLYTFLFALFDEVNTKLEEEQSIKNATILALKEYYANYTRMVNDTEATPPPMSPADVIRGPCWETAVGIEFVKLTVSDIQVTYLTILIGDFARAVIVRFLNYCWCWDLEAGFPSYGEFDISGNVLGLVFNQGMIWMGAFYAPGLVGINVLRLLTSMYYQCWAVMATNVPHERVFKASKSNNFYMGLLLLILFLSLLPVVYTIMTLPPSFDCGPFSGKAKMFDVIIETIDLDLPAFIGTLFGYVANPGLIIPAVLLMVLAIYYLNSVSEAYKNSNLDLKKKMQMARDEEKNRRNNTDSTNEVMKDLEDLLPNRSLAPPAPAPESEKKTSSDPKPMKTKPGAAGKGVPLQKDVALATSNPATRGQVVRQPGPRGPGPTSGPGRGRGRGPPPRS, encoded by the exons ATGCCGAGAAAAAGGGACTTGTCAACGGATGAAG TTGAGATTGATCTGGAGGATGATGCTAGTGACAGTGACG ACGGTGCCACCCGCAGGCAAGCCAACAGGAGGAAAGCCACTGGAAGAACCCCCGCAAAGGCGAGAGCCCGTGGCAAAAAAACAGCCgttgaagaagatgaagaagatgaagaggaggctgaGGCTCCTCGCACGAGAAGAGGGGCAAACGCAAAGAAGCCGACCAAGAAACGCGGAGGTGACGATGATGAGGACGATGAAAGTGACGATGAGGgccccaagaagaagaagaagcgaggGGGAGCTGCCGGTAAGAAAAAAGGAGGGAAAACATTGGACAATGAGGAGCAGAAGGGAAAAAAGGGAGGAGGGAAGAAAGGTGCAAAGGACGAGGAGGACAGTAAAGCCAAGAAAGGAGATGCCAaaggaaaagacaaaaagaagaagaagaaagaagaaag TTCATCCGACTCCAGTTCAAGCTCCGATGAGGATGAGGAATCCTTGTCTGAGGGAGAGATGGCCCTGCTGATGGAGGAGgtggaagagaagaagaagctgaTATCCACCATCAGGAACAAACCCTGGCGGATGAAGAGGCGACTCACACACCTGAA GGAAGCTCAAGACTTTGTGGATAAATTTGAAGGAGCTCTCGGCAAAGGAAAAGGCAGGAAGTGGTACGCCTACAAAGTCATGATGACAaag aaatgGATTAAGTTCCAGAGGGACTTTGACAATTTTAAAACAGCCTGCATTCCCTGGGAGAGGAAGATCAAAGAGGTGGAAA GTCACTTTGGCTCCTCTGTGGCTTCTTATTTCATCTTCCTGCGCTGGATGTACGGGATGAACCTCGTCATGTTCGGTTTCACTTTCGGACTGGTGGTCATTCCTGAG GTTTTGATGGGCCTTCCGTACGGCTCCATTCCCAGGAAGACCGTTCCCAGGGCGGAACAGGCGACTGCTCAAGACTACTCTGTCCTCATGGACTTTAAT GGATATTGCAAGTATTCAGTCCTGTTTTACGGCTATTACAACAACCAGAGGACCATCGGCTTGCTGAAGTTCAGGCTGCCTCTAGCCTACCTCATGGTTGGGATCGGAACGTTTGGCTACAGTTTGATGGTCGTAATCCGCAC AATGGCAAAGAATGCAGACCTCGGCGGGGGCGATGGAGAAGACGGAGAGTTCACCTTTGCCTGGAAGATGTTCACCAGCTGGGATTACCTCATCGGAAATGCGGAGACTGCGGACAACAAGTATGCGTCCATCACCACCAGCTTCAAG GAGTCGATTGTGGACGAGCAAGAGAACCAGAAGGATGAGAACATTCATCTGAGGAGATTCCTCAGGGTCCTGGCTAACGTCCTCATCACCTGTAGCCTCGGCGGGAGCGGATACCTCATTTACTTTGTGGTGAAGAGGTCTCAGGAGTTTGCCAATAGGGACGATCTCAGCTGGTATGAGAAAAATGAG TTGGAGATCATCATGTCTCTACTTGGCCTTCTGTGCCCTCCGCTGTTCGAGACCATCGCCGAGCTGGAGGATTACCATCCTCGGATCGCCCTCAAGTGGCAGCTGGGACGCATCTTCGCTCTTTTGCTGGGAAACCTCTACACGTTCCTCTTTGCCCTCTTTGACGAGGTCAACACCAAG CTCGAAGAAGAGCAGTCCATAAAGAACGCGACCATACTGGCTTTGAAGGAATATTACGCTAATTACACCCGCATGGTTAATGACACTGAGGCCACCCCGCCCCCCATGAGCCCCGCTGATGTGATCCGAGGGCCCTGCTGGGAGACCGCTGTTGGCATC GAGTTTGTGAAGCTGACCGTGTCGGACATTCAGGTCACCTACCTGACCATCCTGATTGGTGACTTTGCCAGAGCTGTCATCGTGCGTTTCCTCAACTACTGCTGGTGCTGGGACCTGGAGGCCGGATTT CCTTCATATGGAGAGTTTGACATCAGCGGTAACGTTTTGGGACTTGTCTTCAATCAAGGGATGATCTG GATGGGGGCGTTTTATGCTCCCGGTCTGGTTGGCATCAACGTACTGCGCCTGCTCACGTCCATGTACTATCAGTGTTGGGCTGTGATGGCGACCAATGTCCCTCACGAGAGAGTCTTCAAGGCCTCCAAATCCAACAACTTCTACATGGGTCTGCTGCTCCTCATCCTTTTCCTGAGTTTGTTGCCGGTGGTCTACACCATCATGACCCTCCCGCCCTCATTTGATTGCGGACCCTTTAG cgGGAAAGCTAAAATGTTTGACGTGATCATTGAGACCATCGACCTGGACCTGCCAGCCTTCATAGGGACACTGTTTGGCTACGTAGCAAACCCAGGCCTCATCATACCGGCTGTTTTGCTCATGGT ACTCGCCATCTACTATTTGAACTCTGTCTCAGAGGCGTACAAAAACTCCAACTTGGATCTGAAGAAGAAGATGCAAATG GCTCGCGATGAAGAAAAGAACCGGAGGAACAACACGGACAGCACCAATGAGGTTATGAAAGACTTGGAGGACCTGCTGCCAAACCGCTCTCTGGCCCCACCTGCTCCCGCACCCGAGTCGG aaaaaaagacatcatcAGATCCAAAGCCCATGAAGACAAAACCCGGAGCGGCTGGGAAAGGCGTGCCCCTTCAGAAAGACGTTGCACTTGCAACATCCAATCCCGCCACTCGAGGGCAGGTCGTTCGACAGCCTGGACCAAGAGGCCCGGGACCAACGTCCGGTCCTGGGAGAGGTCGCGGTAGAGGACCCCCTCCGAGATCATGA
- the LOC127591226 gene encoding AN1-type zinc finger protein 5-like: MAQETNQSPAPMLCATGCGFYGNPRTNGMCSVCHKEHLSRQNNGGVSSLSAVGSTSGPTVEASAIQRLEATLNNAAAAAVAAAEVAAEAAASAKAAATETLSGMSATVSITQKMAEMSCSSEDNGASGSKVEIADPVASQTTVTTVLPSTAGSEESSQVVPEPPKPKKNRCFMCRKKVGLTGFECRCANLFCGFHRYSDQHNCPYDYKAEAAAKIRKENPVVVADKIQRI, from the exons ATGGCCCAGGAGACCAATCAGAGCCCAGCTCCTATGCTGTGTGCTACAGGCTGCGGTTTCTATGGCAACCCTAGGACTAATGGCATGTGCTCTGTTTGCCACAAGGAGCACCTGTCACGACAGAACAATGGAGGAGTCAGTTCCCTGAGTGCTGTGG GCAGCACGAGTGGCCCCACAGTCGAGGCCTCGGCAATCCAGAGGTTAGAGGCCACCTTGAATAATGCTGCAGCGGCGGCCGTGGCTGCAGCCGAGGTTGCGGCTGAGGCGGCGGCGTCAGCCAAGGCTGCTGCAACTGAAACTCTCAG TGGGATGTCAGCAACCGTTTCTATCACACAAAAGATGGCTGAAATGAGTTGCTCGTCAGAGGATAATGGTGCATCGGGGAGCAAAGTAGAAATCGCAGACCCTG TGGCAAGTCAGACCACGGTGACAACCGTTCTTCCCTCCACTGCTGGCAGTGAAGAGTCGTCCCAAGTCGTCCCGGAGCCTCCCAAACCCAAGAAGAACCGTTGTTTTATGTGTCGCAAAAAGGTTGGCCTTACAG GTTTTGAGTGCCGCTGCGCGAACCTCTTCTGTGGCTTTCACCGTTACTCAGACCAGCACAACTGTCCGTATGACTACAAAGCCGAAGCCGCGGCCAAGATTCGCAAAGAGAACCCGGTGGTTGTCGCCGACAAGATCCAGAGAATATGA
- the ccnb1 gene encoding G2/mitotic-specific cyclin-B1 — translation MAFRATRNRLTSTRTDLASKTRATLGDIGNVPGSKPPQKKAIKAEAVKRTKAAAVTEKAEPKAQNVPVVVPVPVPESVSPTPMETSGCEPADLCQAFSDVILHSTIKDVDADDYDNPMLCSEYVKDIYKYMRQLEAEQNVRANYLKDQEVTGNMRAILVDWLVQVSLKFRLLQETMYMTVGIIDRFLQDNPVPKKQLQLVGVTAMFLASKYEEMYPPEIMDFALVTDQAYTTAQIREMEMTILRVLKFQLGRPLPLQFLRRASKIHEVTAEQHTLAKYLLELTMIDYEMVHYPPSMVASAALAFTLKLMDAGEWDATLQHYMDYTSDSLVPVMAHIAKNVVKVNEGQTKHTAVKDKYSASKQMRIATISKLKSSVVKDLLKQLMQ, via the exons ATGGCTTTTCGCGCTACAAGA AACCGCTTGACCTCCACCCGGACTGACCTCGCTTCAAAGACGCGAGCCACTCTTGGGGACATTGGTAATGTCCCAGGCAGCAAACCGCCCCAGAAGAAG GCAATCAAGGCCGAAGCTGTTAAAAGGACCAAAGCGGCCGCTGTGACTGAAAAGGCTGAGCCTAAAGCACAAAATGTTCCCGTG GTGGTGCCGGTGCCTGTACCCGAGTCAGTGTCTCCAACTCCAATGGAGACTTCAGGCTGTGAGCCAGCCGACTTATGTCAAGCATTTTCTGACGTTATTCTCCACAGTACGATCAAGGATGTGGATGCCGACGACTACGACAACCCGATGCTCTGCAGCGAATATGTAAAAGATATATACAAGTACATGCGTCAGCTGGAG GCTGAGCAGAATGTCCGAGCCAATTATCTTAAAGACCAGGAAGTGACGGGCAACATGCGGGCCATACTCGTCGACTGGCTGGTCCAAGTGAGCCTGAAGTTCCGCCTGCTGCAGGAGACTATGTACATGACTGTGGGAATAATTGACCGCTTTCTTCAG GATAACCCAGTCCCCAAGAAGCAGCTGCAGCTTGTCGGAGTGACCGCCATGTTCCTAGCTTCAAAGTACGAGGAGATGTATCCACCAGAGATCATGGACTTTGCCTTGGTTACGGATCAGGCCTACACGACCGCCCAAATCAGAGAGATGGAAATGACAATCCTGCGCGTGCTAAAATTTCAACTTGGTCGCCCTCTCCCTCTGCAGTTCCTCAGAAGGGCCTCAAAGATTCATGAA GTGACTGCAGAGCAGCACACCCTGGCAAAATACTTGCTTGAGCTAACCATGATCGACTACGAAATGGTTCATTACCCGCCTTCAATGGTGGCAAGTGCCGCGTTGGCGTTTACGCTCAAGCTGATGGATGCGGGAGAATGG GACGCAACACTGCAACATTACATGGACTACACCTCAGACAGTTTGGTTCCAGTCATGGCACACATTGCCAAAAATGTTGTCAAGGTGAATGAAGGTCAAACTAAGCATACG GCTGTCAAAGACAAGTACTCTGCTTCAAAACAGATGAGGATTGCAACGATCTCAAAGCTCAAGTCTTCCGTTGTGAAAGATCTTTTGAAGCAGCTAATGCAGTGA